The Lacipirellula parvula genome window below encodes:
- a CDS encoding RDD family protein: protein MNHQVAFETPENIHVSYRLAGVGTRFVAWFVDQLILTAFCILFAIVSLIVGASLGWSLGGWLPKLDPKTSSDPAENARQIVLIAGGVSMAVWSLGGFVYFGLSELILRGQTIGKRLMRIRVVNTDGFSLHPAGVLVRTIFRLIDQLPVLWIVPVITKQQQRFGDMTARTLVVSDETTELSPLREALANHPPAESRFRFDATMLKKCRSIDFEAAEQLVERWNTLAEPLRDTVAEKIVTAIAGRVGTEAPPPAEQRAFLIDLLAAEFRRQSRSLG, encoded by the coding sequence ATGAATCACCAGGTCGCATTCGAAACGCCCGAGAACATTCATGTTTCGTATCGCCTGGCCGGCGTCGGCACGCGATTCGTCGCGTGGTTTGTCGACCAACTCATTTTGACCGCCTTCTGCATCCTGTTTGCAATCGTCTCCCTAATTGTCGGCGCATCGCTCGGTTGGTCGCTAGGCGGCTGGCTGCCGAAGCTCGATCCCAAAACTTCCAGCGATCCCGCTGAGAACGCGCGGCAAATTGTACTCATTGCCGGCGGCGTCTCCATGGCCGTGTGGTCGCTCGGAGGGTTTGTCTACTTCGGTCTCAGCGAGTTAATTCTCCGCGGCCAGACGATCGGCAAACGGTTAATGCGCATTCGCGTCGTCAACACCGATGGCTTTAGTCTCCACCCCGCAGGCGTGCTGGTCCGAACGATCTTCCGCCTCATCGACCAGCTGCCGGTGCTCTGGATCGTGCCGGTGATCACCAAGCAGCAACAACGCTTCGGCGACATGACCGCGCGTACGCTCGTCGTCAGCGACGAGACCACTGAATTGAGCCCCCTGCGCGAGGCTCTAGCGAATCACCCGCCCGCTGAGAGTCGCTTCCGCTTCGATGCGACGATGCTGAAGAAGTGTCGATCGATTGACTTCGAAGCTGCCGAGCAACTCGTGGAGCGCTGGAACACGCTGGCCGAACCGCTGCGAGACACCGTCGCAGAAAAGATCGTCACGGCCATCGCCGGTCGCGTGGGGACGGAAGCGCCGCCGCCAGCGGAGCAACGGGCGTTTCTAATCGACTTGCTCGCCGCAGAGTTCCGCCGCCAAAGCCGCAGCCTTGGTTAG
- a CDS encoding cellulase family glycosylhydrolase → MKLIPLPSRHFSSCSSSLFAAAMACTLLAASVAAAGERWSAEKANEWYGKQPWLVGCNFSPNTAINQLEMWQAETFDPETIDRELGWAASIGMNTVRVFLHDVPYQDDAEGFFKRIDQFLDICAKHKIRPMVVLFDGVWDPDPQSGPQRRPRLGVHNSGWVQGPGRVILADPKKQDALKGYVTAVIKRYGQDERVLAWDLFNEPDNPNSNSYGPLELKNKDEAAERLVRKSFEWAREVNPSQPLTVGVWRGPEWDAHDKLNLVHKAALELSDVISFHNYDGPEILNGRIAQLRKTGRPLICTEFLARGNGSTWEAVLPIFKKEKIGCYCWGLVDGKTNTKYPWPTWAMPELGEPKPWHHEIFHTDGKPYSDAEVKFIKGLTGAK, encoded by the coding sequence ATGAAGCTCATACCGCTACCTTCGCGTCATTTCTCTTCCTGCAGTTCGAGCCTCTTTGCCGCCGCTATGGCCTGCACGCTGCTCGCCGCCTCAGTCGCCGCGGCCGGCGAACGCTGGTCGGCGGAGAAGGCCAATGAGTGGTACGGCAAGCAGCCGTGGCTCGTCGGCTGCAACTTCTCGCCGAACACCGCCATCAACCAACTCGAAATGTGGCAAGCCGAGACGTTCGACCCGGAGACGATCGACCGAGAACTTGGCTGGGCTGCGTCAATTGGTATGAACACCGTCCGCGTCTTCCTACACGACGTGCCGTACCAGGACGACGCCGAGGGTTTCTTCAAGCGCATTGATCAGTTCCTCGACATCTGCGCGAAGCACAAAATCCGACCGATGGTCGTCCTGTTCGACGGCGTCTGGGATCCAGATCCCCAATCGGGCCCGCAACGTCGCCCGCGCTTGGGCGTCCACAACAGCGGCTGGGTCCAGGGTCCGGGCCGCGTCATCCTTGCTGATCCCAAAAAACAAGACGCGCTGAAGGGTTACGTCACCGCCGTCATCAAGCGCTACGGCCAGGACGAACGCGTCCTCGCGTGGGATCTGTTCAACGAACCCGATAACCCCAACTCGAACAGCTACGGCCCGCTGGAATTGAAGAACAAGGACGAAGCCGCTGAGCGGCTCGTTCGCAAGAGCTTCGAATGGGCCCGCGAGGTGAATCCGTCGCAACCGCTGACCGTCGGCGTCTGGCGCGGCCCTGAATGGGACGCTCACGACAAGCTGAACCTGGTCCACAAGGCCGCGCTCGAACTGAGCGACGTTATTTCGTTCCACAACTACGACGGACCCGAGATTCTCAACGGCCGCATCGCCCAGCTTCGCAAGACCGGCCGCCCGCTCATCTGCACCGAGTTTCTCGCCCGCGGCAACGGCAGCACGTGGGAAGCAGTGCTGCCGATCTTCAAGAAAGAAAAGATCGGCTGCTACTGCTGGGGCCTCGTCGACGGCAAGACGAACACGAAGTACCCGTGGCCGACCTGGGCGATGCCGGAACTGGGCGAACCGAAGCCTTGGCATCACGAGATCTTCCACACCGACGGCAAGCCCTACAGCGACGCCGAGGTGAAGTTCATCAAGGGACTCACCGGAGCCAAATAA
- a CDS encoding glycosyl hydrolase family 95 catalytic domain-containing protein has translation MTFSSLSFSLHATSFAAALLIACSAGMTAHADDPTAEQGSGLALWYDAPAERWTEALPIGNGRLGAMIFGGVAEERLQLNEDTLWTGGPHCYDHPGAAEALPELRRLLFAGRQREAEALAMERFMSIPLRQRAYQPLGDLKLTFPVHGKAVNYRRQLDLDAAIATTEYEADGFRYRREIFASAPARAIVVRLSSNRAGQLSFNAALDSPQTDLEFSEVRFGASPKPSLRLTGRVRDQVDQTGAPVPGEMKFAANVTLIETDGNVSIDARALRISHATHATLLVTAATNFVNFQDISADPIKRSDEDAEQSARDSFETLRRDHLADYQPLFRRATLQLGPPAGDASLPTDQRILNYAEDQDPRLAALFFQYGRYLLIACSRPGDQPANLQGMWNDRLKPSWDSKHTTNINFEMNYWLAEIANLPGCAEPLFAAVDDLAVSGARTARTHYDADGWVVHHNFDLWRGTAPINNSTHGIWPTGGAWLCHHLWQHYLYTGDKTFLRERAYPLMRGAAEFFVDTLVEDRRPPEHWLVSGPSNSPEQGGLVIGPTMDHQLIRDLLANCVAAAAIVGDDRPEIAKWQAMQRRLAPNRIGRHGQLQEWLEDVDDPHNDHRHVSHLWGLYPGSEITVETPELLQAAQKSLEFRGNEGTGWSRAWKINFWARLRNGDRAWHVLNGLLTLTDSPKTKNRGGGVYPNLFDAHPPFQIDGNFGAAAGIAEMLLQSHLSGPDDSAIIELLPALPVAWSEGEVAGFRARGGFELSFAWKGGKLARATVKSLLGKPLTIRCGDHSLSLPTKIGAEYELDADLQLSTASKE, from the coding sequence ATGACGTTCAGCAGCCTCAGCTTCTCGCTTCACGCAACCAGTTTCGCCGCCGCACTGTTGATCGCATGCTCCGCCGGTATGACGGCCCATGCAGACGACCCCACGGCGGAGCAGGGGAGCGGACTAGCACTTTGGTACGACGCACCAGCCGAGCGTTGGACTGAGGCACTCCCCATCGGCAACGGCCGACTCGGCGCTATGATCTTCGGCGGCGTTGCCGAGGAACGGCTGCAACTCAACGAAGACACCCTCTGGACCGGCGGCCCGCATTGTTACGATCACCCCGGCGCCGCCGAGGCGTTGCCGGAGCTTCGCCGGCTGCTATTCGCCGGCCGCCAACGCGAAGCGGAAGCCCTGGCGATGGAGCGATTCATGTCGATCCCGCTCCGCCAGCGCGCCTACCAGCCGCTCGGCGACCTCAAACTCACGTTTCCCGTTCATGGGAAGGCCGTAAACTATCGCCGCCAACTCGACCTCGACGCCGCCATCGCAACTACGGAGTACGAAGCCGACGGCTTCCGCTACCGCCGCGAGATTTTCGCCAGCGCCCCGGCACGGGCGATCGTTGTACGCCTCTCCAGCAACCGCGCCGGACAGTTGTCGTTCAACGCTGCGCTCGACAGCCCGCAAACCGATCTCGAATTCAGCGAGGTGCGTTTCGGAGCCTCGCCCAAGCCAAGTCTCCGCCTCACTGGCCGCGTCCGCGATCAAGTCGATCAAACCGGCGCCCCCGTCCCTGGCGAAATGAAGTTCGCCGCCAACGTGACGCTCATCGAAACTGACGGCAACGTCTCGATCGACGCGCGAGCGCTCCGCATCTCCCACGCCACGCACGCCACGCTGCTTGTCACCGCTGCGACGAACTTCGTCAATTTCCAAGACATCTCCGCCGATCCGATCAAACGCAGCGACGAGGACGCTGAACAATCCGCGCGTGACTCGTTCGAAACGCTCCGTCGCGATCATCTCGCAGATTACCAGCCGCTGTTCCGCCGCGCAACGCTGCAACTCGGCCCGCCGGCCGGCGACGCCTCACTGCCGACCGATCAGCGCATCTTAAACTATGCGGAAGACCAAGATCCGCGACTCGCCGCGCTCTTTTTTCAGTACGGTCGGTACTTGCTGATCGCCTGCAGCCGTCCCGGCGATCAGCCGGCTAACCTGCAAGGCATGTGGAACGACCGGCTAAAACCGTCGTGGGATAGCAAGCATACGACGAACATCAATTTTGAAATGAACTACTGGCTCGCTGAAATCGCCAACCTGCCGGGGTGTGCGGAACCGCTCTTTGCCGCCGTCGACGACCTCGCCGTCAGCGGCGCTCGGACCGCACGCACCCACTACGACGCCGACGGTTGGGTCGTCCACCACAATTTTGACTTGTGGCGCGGTACGGCGCCGATCAACAACTCGACGCACGGCATCTGGCCGACCGGCGGCGCGTGGCTCTGCCACCATCTGTGGCAGCACTATCTCTATACTGGCGACAAAACCTTCCTACGCGAACGCGCGTACCCGCTAATGCGCGGCGCTGCCGAGTTCTTCGTTGACACCCTCGTCGAAGATCGGCGCCCCCCAGAACATTGGCTCGTCAGCGGCCCCAGTAACTCGCCAGAGCAGGGAGGCCTCGTGATAGGTCCGACGATGGACCATCAACTCATCCGTGACTTGCTGGCGAATTGCGTCGCAGCGGCGGCGATCGTCGGCGACGATCGCCCCGAAATCGCGAAGTGGCAAGCCATGCAGCGCCGCCTCGCCCCCAACCGCATCGGCCGGCACGGTCAGCTGCAGGAATGGCTCGAAGACGTCGACGATCCGCACAATGATCATCGCCACGTTTCCCACCTCTGGGGACTCTACCCCGGCAGCGAAATCACCGTGGAGACTCCCGAGCTACTGCAAGCCGCACAGAAGTCTCTAGAATTTCGCGGCAACGAAGGTACGGGCTGGTCGCGAGCCTGGAAAATCAACTTCTGGGCGCGGCTTCGCAACGGTGATCGCGCCTGGCACGTGCTCAACGGCCTGCTCACGCTTACCGATTCGCCCAAAACGAAGAACCGGGGCGGCGGCGTCTATCCCAACCTCTTCGACGCCCATCCGCCGTTTCAGATTGACGGCAACTTCGGTGCGGCGGCCGGCATCGCTGAAATGCTGCTGCAGTCGCATCTCAGCGGACCGGACGACTCTGCGATCATCGAACTCCTGCCGGCGCTGCCCGTCGCTTGGAGCGAAGGCGAAGTCGCCGGCTTCCGCGCCCGCGGCGGTTTCGAACTCTCCTTTGCATGGAAGGGCGGAAAGCTCGCGCGAGCGACCGTCAAATCTTTGCTCGGCAAACCACTCACAATTCGCTGCGGCGACCACTCGCTCTCGCTGCCAACGAAAATCGGCGCCGAGTATGAACTCGACGCCGATCTTCAGTTGAGTACTGCGAGCAAGGAGTAA
- a CDS encoding beta strand repeat-containing protein — MSRVRRFSTWAAATAAAAIPTTAFAQSPLIEFAWSPAKTGAQTWQLNGNWQTANFPNDPLHTANLSQALAANLNVNTGGGVTVAGLNIGGSSAAVTTQISGGTLTFRNGFVPPTLVGNADFNGDSYVNGADFLIWQRNLGTTAQSNNNKGDADANTIVEAADLTIWKNQFGLGSEMFTAGTAFVETKGVAGSNNVIDANVFLDNEQLEIAGTRNLTINGGLSYTGDPGAGGVSNSALRIVAPEVTVTLNGGLAINNSDALTAIDFKINDSDRSQGKLIVNGVMSGAGDLVIGGQGNGARLPLSTVELNGNNTYAGSVRAGRGNLVLGHDNALGRNPGALPSDPSDDSLSSYRQAGPANQFGYNLLSTDDARVISNNMIVAQWQTIKGDHSLTWAGNITQTNNRGIVNMLPAGKTFTVAGRLDIWENDEPDIERRFVFDGTGKTVITGSIHPDPLNSGQNRGLRKTGSGVLVINVAAGNNSHAGSEIIDMGNLHYANNDSLNVGAGLIVARGGAVGVDTGVANNAAFMAKIDPTSRGGLMLAASDAAATLDFTGVLANAANMTVAAPETGLTFTGSITPANSKYHLGGGAGTLTLPNAQLTGGNSLEVRNGGTVQLLGDNTYTGSTTILTKYTTTSEAQAAADSSNNNLSVGPTYYKEVAPTLVADKLSNGGVASSIGSATSDAANLFIQGSTLKYVGTGDSTNRLFTIGTGGATIDSSGTGAVVFSNAGALGRDDAEDRNGTLDDFTRDPTGIYDVADSSDIIVGMTATDPDAGGIGAPPLTAPLIPAGTTVTGISDDGRTLGLSASYGFRLKSNTRIVFGTTPRTLTLAGANANDNTLASAITNSAKGGVVNLEKTGGGVWVVSGANTYTGTTSVAGGKLLVNGTHTGGGAYTVAAGATLGGTGATSGALTVSGVVNPGTTGAGTLTVNGNAAFNTGSTALFELGGATAGQYDKLSLSGTLAAGGTLDIDFINGFSPSIGNSFDILDFTTATGTFTLSLPALGGGRAWNTSQLLTTGTISVAAAIAAVPEPAAAALALIGIGGLALRRRQH; from the coding sequence ATGAGCAGAGTGAGGCGATTTTCCACGTGGGCCGCGGCTACGGCTGCGGCGGCAATTCCGACGACGGCGTTCGCCCAGAGCCCGCTGATTGAGTTCGCTTGGAGTCCAGCGAAAACCGGCGCCCAAACGTGGCAGCTGAACGGCAACTGGCAGACGGCGAATTTTCCGAACGATCCGCTCCATACGGCCAACTTGTCGCAGGCGCTGGCTGCGAACTTGAACGTCAACACGGGCGGCGGGGTCACGGTTGCGGGCCTCAATATCGGCGGATCCTCGGCGGCGGTGACGACGCAGATTTCCGGCGGGACGCTGACCTTCCGCAACGGCTTCGTGCCGCCGACGCTCGTCGGCAACGCGGATTTCAACGGCGACTCGTACGTCAACGGCGCCGATTTTTTAATCTGGCAGCGCAATCTGGGGACGACGGCGCAAAGCAACAATAATAAGGGCGACGCCGACGCGAACACGATCGTCGAAGCGGCCGATCTCACGATCTGGAAGAACCAGTTCGGGCTTGGTTCGGAAATGTTCACGGCGGGGACGGCCTTCGTGGAAACGAAGGGCGTGGCGGGCTCGAACAATGTGATCGACGCGAACGTTTTCCTCGACAACGAGCAATTGGAGATTGCCGGCACGCGGAACCTGACGATCAACGGCGGCTTGAGCTACACCGGCGATCCTGGGGCCGGCGGCGTCAGCAACTCGGCGCTCCGGATTGTGGCGCCGGAAGTGACGGTCACGCTCAACGGCGGGTTGGCGATCAACAACTCCGACGCGCTGACGGCGATCGACTTCAAGATCAACGACAGCGATCGTTCGCAAGGCAAACTGATCGTCAACGGCGTGATGAGCGGCGCCGGCGATCTGGTGATCGGCGGTCAAGGCAACGGGGCGCGGCTGCCGCTGTCGACAGTGGAACTCAACGGGAACAATACCTACGCCGGCAGCGTTCGCGCGGGCCGCGGCAATCTTGTGCTTGGCCACGACAACGCACTGGGGCGCAATCCGGGAGCGCTGCCAAGCGATCCGAGCGACGATTCACTGTCGAGCTATCGCCAAGCGGGGCCGGCGAACCAGTTCGGCTACAACCTGCTCTCGACCGACGACGCGCGGGTGATCTCGAACAACATGATCGTCGCCCAATGGCAGACGATCAAAGGCGACCATTCGCTCACCTGGGCCGGCAACATCACCCAGACGAATAACCGCGGCATCGTCAACATGCTGCCGGCGGGCAAGACGTTTACCGTCGCAGGTCGGCTCGATATTTGGGAGAACGACGAGCCAGATATTGAGCGTCGCTTTGTCTTCGACGGGACCGGGAAGACGGTGATCACGGGCAGCATTCACCCTGACCCGTTGAACTCGGGGCAAAACCGCGGCTTGCGCAAGACAGGCAGCGGCGTGCTGGTGATCAATGTCGCGGCGGGGAACAATTCTCACGCCGGGTCTGAAATCATCGATATGGGCAACCTGCACTATGCGAACAATGACTCGCTCAACGTCGGGGCGGGATTGATCGTCGCCCGCGGCGGCGCCGTTGGCGTCGATACGGGCGTCGCGAACAACGCGGCGTTCATGGCGAAGATCGATCCGACGAGCCGCGGCGGCTTGATGCTCGCGGCGAGCGACGCAGCGGCGACGCTCGACTTCACCGGCGTGCTGGCGAACGCCGCGAACATGACCGTCGCCGCGCCGGAAACGGGGCTGACGTTCACCGGCTCGATCACGCCTGCGAACAGCAAGTACCACCTCGGCGGCGGCGCCGGAACGCTGACGCTGCCGAACGCGCAACTCACTGGCGGCAACAGCCTAGAGGTTCGCAACGGTGGCACGGTGCAGTTGCTCGGCGACAACACCTACACCGGCTCGACGACGATCCTGACGAAGTACACCACGACTTCTGAAGCCCAAGCGGCCGCGGATTCGAGCAACAACAATCTGTCGGTCGGGCCGACCTATTACAAAGAAGTGGCGCCGACGCTCGTGGCGGACAAGCTCTCGAACGGCGGCGTGGCGAGCAGCATTGGCTCGGCGACGAGCGACGCGGCGAACCTGTTCATCCAGGGGAGCACGCTGAAGTACGTCGGTACGGGCGATTCCACCAATCGGCTCTTTACCATCGGTACCGGCGGGGCGACGATCGATTCGTCGGGAACCGGGGCCGTGGTCTTCTCGAATGCCGGGGCGCTCGGCCGCGACGATGCGGAAGATCGCAACGGCACGCTCGACGATTTCACCCGCGACCCGACCGGCATTTACGACGTCGCCGACAGCAGCGACATCATTGTCGGGATGACGGCGACCGATCCTGACGCCGGCGGCATCGGAGCCCCGCCGCTGACCGCTCCGCTAATTCCGGCGGGAACTACGGTCACCGGCATCAGCGACGACGGGCGCACGTTGGGACTTAGCGCGAGCTACGGGTTTCGCTTGAAGAGCAACACGCGGATCGTGTTCGGCACGACGCCGCGGACGCTCACGCTGGCTGGCGCTAACGCGAACGACAATACGCTCGCATCGGCGATTACGAACTCCGCCAAGGGAGGCGTCGTCAATCTGGAGAAGACCGGCGGCGGCGTTTGGGTGGTCAGTGGCGCCAACACGTACACCGGTACGACGAGCGTCGCCGGCGGCAAACTGCTCGTCAACGGTACGCATACTGGCGGCGGGGCGTACACGGTTGCCGCAGGAGCCACCCTGGGTGGAACCGGCGCGACGAGCGGCGCGCTGACGGTGAGTGGCGTCGTTAATCCGGGCACGACTGGCGCCGGCACGCTGACAGTCAACGGCAACGCGGCGTTTAATACGGGTTCGACGGCGCTGTTTGAACTCGGCGGCGCCACGGCGGGGCAGTACGACAAGCTCAGCCTCAGCGGCACGCTCGCCGCAGGGGGCACGCTCGACATTGACTTCATCAACGGCTTCTCGCCGTCGATTGGCAATTCGTTCGATATCCTCGACTTCACGACGGCGACGGGGACATTCACGCTCAGCTTGCCGGCGCTCGGCGGCGGGCGGGCATGGAATACTTCGCAGCTGCTGACGACGGGGACGATCAGCGTAGCCGCGGCGATTGCGGCAGTGCCTGAACCGGCGGCTGCGGCGCTCGCGCTGATCGGCATCGGGGGGCTAGCGCTGCGACGGCGGCAACATTAG